In Carassius carassius chromosome 46, fCarCar2.1, whole genome shotgun sequence, the following proteins share a genomic window:
- the LOC132129645 gene encoding uncharacterized protein LOC132129645 yields MNGPKRTWQQVKIKYKNILQNAVKKNTHRQGTGGGSPKADLTPAEDMALELNKGRPVLEGIPGGKETSIGFSQDATRFIQVSGSTVFLLEPPAQAPDDADPGESPSAAATAHDGDDDEEETISLDSRRHEDPDAIQWENQPGNISSQAIRKLYGNQLRRQIELADIDIQYKKKKMENLALESDIKKRTIRKLDLEIKKLEREVRYAFNVHCMLTVTQMY; encoded by the exons ATGAACGGGCCAAAACGGACATGGCAGCAGGTCAAAATCAAATACAAGAACATTCTGCAGAATG CAGTGAAAAAGAATACCCACAGACAAGGCACAGGTGGTGGGTCACCAAAGGCTGACCTTACCCCAGCAGAGGACATGGCCTTGGAGCTAAATAAAGGCAGGCCCGTCTTAGAGGGGATCCCTGGGGGGAAAGAGACGAGCATAGGTTTCTCCCAAGATGCCACCCGCTTCATTCAAG TGTCTGGCAGCACTGTGTTCCTGTTAGAGCCACCAGCACAAGCACCAGACGATGCTGATCCA GGTGAAAGCCCCagtgcagcagcaacagcacatgATGGAGACGATGATGAGGAGGAGACCATCTCTCTGGATTCCAGAAGGCATGAG GACCCAGATGCTATACAGTGGGAAAACCAGCCTGGCAACATA AGCTCACAAGCTATCAGAAAGTTGTATGGCAACCAACTCCGGCGCCAAATAGAACTGGCAGACATAGACATTCAGtacaagaagaaaaagatggaAAATCTTGCACTGGAGTCCGACATAAAAAAGAGGACAATTAGGAAACTGGaccttgaaataaaaaaacttgagagGGAGGTGAGATATGCCTTCAATGTACACTGTATGCTAACTGTAACACAAatgtattaa